From the genome of Candidatus Defluviilinea proxima:
TTCCCGCTTGATCTCAAGCCATGGGTACCTGCTGATGTACTCAGCGGCTATACCGGCATGGATGGCTGTACATTTGGTGACAAGGTCTACTGCCTGCGCTATGACTTAGCTATGTTTGTGTTGTACTATAACAAGCCACTCATGGATGAGTTCGGTTATACCGTACCCACAACATGGGAGGAATACCAGGAACTCAGTGATAAGGTTGCTGCAGAACATCCTGGTTATTACTTGGGAACATGGGGTGATGGTTGGACATTCATCAGCTATTTTGACGCTAGCGGTTGTCCCTCTCACGAGTTGGTGAACGATGCCACTCTCAAGATCGATATGACAGACCCGCGTTGTGTACGCGCTGCAAAATTGGTCGACCATATGCTGGAAAATGGTACGATGTTCAATACCGATTATTTCAGCGCTGAATTCGCCTCTGTTGTTTCAAGTAACAAACTGTTAGCGATGCCGGGCCCGGCCTGGATGTTCGGTGTCTTCGGCGGTAACGAGAATAGTTCCTGGTATAAGACATCTGAAAAGCAACTCGGAGTTGCAAATCCATTGAAATGGAAAGACGATGAGAAAGCCATAACCCCAGCCATGGGTGGCGCGGCATGGACTGTCTCCAGCCATACGAAGAACCCCAAGCTGGCTGTGGACTTTATCCAGTGGGTTACCACTGACCCAGGTTTCTGGGCAGGGACCACCAATTTCCCAGCTTACAAACCCATCCAAAATTTGTTCCAAGAATCAATGAAGACCAACGAACTCTTCGCCAATGATCCTTTCCCGGTCTACCAACAGGCTGCGACTGACATTGGTCCGTTGGACAAGTGGCCGCGCTTTGACCTCATAGCTCCATTAAGTGAAGCTGTCAAAACAGGGCTACAGGAAAAGAGATCAGTTGAATCGATATTGCCTGATGTGGCAGACAAGTTGGCCCCATTGGCAGAAACTCAGGGGTATCTAGTCGAAGTAACTAAGTAGTAGTGTTTCAGAATAAGAGGGTCTCTCGACTCTCTTATTCTGATGTAATGGGCGCGTTTCGAATAAGTCAGGTTTATAGAAACGCGCCCCGCCTCTGTCTTTTCTGGAAAGATGCAGTCCACAGGAGTTTTTCGTGACTAATCAAACTTCTTCCATCCCTCTGAATAAGCCGCGTTTCGCAAGTTTTACCATTTGGCGCCGTTTGACTGCCTACCTGTTCGTGTTGCCATATTTCTTGGTTATGTTGGCATTTGGTCTTGGCCCAGGTCTCTATGCACTAGTACTCAGTTTTGCAGATTTCAGTACGGGTCTACCGAAATATTTTTCAGCAGGCTTTGGTAACTATCTGGCTGTTTTCAAGGATTTTCGCTTTGCCTTTACTTTCGGTAACATCGCAGAATTCCTGATTATCTCGGTGCCGCTTGGGATTGCCATGGTCATCATATTGGCAATCTTGTTACAAATGCGCCCCGGTCCATTATCGACTGCTTTACGTACCCTGTATTTTGT
Proteins encoded in this window:
- a CDS encoding extracellular solute-binding protein, with the protein product MSKQILKYVLFLTVISMVLAACGAPATPQQIEVTKIVNGETIVVTTTPVPTENPYDDNAPITVWIDADRQPAFDAYVAAHPDKAKLLKAVTVDREQFPAKVLLFNNTNQGWPDVVFAEPRLVGRVADDAHHFPLDLKPWVPADVLSGYTGMDGCTFGDKVYCLRYDLAMFVLYYNKPLMDEFGYTVPTTWEEYQELSDKVAAEHPGYYLGTWGDGWTFISYFDASGCPSHELVNDATLKIDMTDPRCVRAAKLVDHMLENGTMFNTDYFSAEFASVVSSNKLLAMPGPAWMFGVFGGNENSSWYKTSEKQLGVANPLKWKDDEKAITPAMGGAAWTVSSHTKNPKLAVDFIQWVTTDPGFWAGTTNFPAYKPIQNLFQESMKTNELFANDPFPVYQQAATDIGPLDKWPRFDLIAPLSEAVKTGLQEKRSVESILPDVADKLAPLAETQGYLVEVTK